GTGCGGGTGCTTGTGGTTCAGTGTGATGGCAATCCTGTCGCACTCGCTCGCCGGGGAGTGCGACTGGCAGCTCGTGGCGGCGGCGCGGAGCGGGTTGGCCACGTTGTTCGCCTTGACCATGGCTCTGGCGACGGGGGCGAAACTCGTCTTCCGGCGGCCGGGCATCCTCTGGGTGCGGAGCCTCGCCGGCAGCTGCAGCATGGTGGCCACGTTCTACGCGCTCACGCGGCCCGGGTTTCCGGTCTCGGACGTGTTGACCCTCACGAACACGTTTCCGATTTGGGTCGCGATCCTGTCGTGGCCGGTGACGGGCGAGCGGCCCTCGTTCGGGGTGTGGGTCGCCGTCGGGTGCGCGGTCGCGGGGGTCGCGCTGACGCAGCGGCCGCACCTCAACGGGTTCCCGCCCGCGGCGTGGGCGGCGCTCGGCGGGTCGCTGTTCACGGCCGTCGCCATGCTGGGCCTCGACCGCCTCCGCGGCGTTTCGTCTCTCGGCATCGTCGTCCACTTCTCGGCTGTCTCGATGGCGTTCTGCGGCGGCGCTTTTCTTCTGAGCGGGAACATGGCCGACCTGAGCTGGGCGTCCAACCCGACGGTGCCGTGGAAACTCCTCGGGGTCGGCGCGACCGCCACGGTCGGGCAGGTGTTCCTGACCCTCGCGTTTCGCAGCGGGTCGGCCACGCGGGTGGCCGTGGTCGGTCTGTCGCAAGTCGTGATGGTGTTGTTGCTCGAAGTCGCTTTACCGGAGACGGCGGGTGGGAAGCGGCTCGACTGGGTCACCCTCGCGGGTACGGTTCTGATACTCGGGCCGACCGCGTGGGTGATGACGCGGGCCGCACGGGCTCCCGTGGCCGGCACAGCCGATAAGGATGTGGCGATCGAGCAGGTGGTCGGGTAAGGTGGCGGGGCGGGCGAAATCGTTGTTAGTCAGTTCCCACGTCGACGAGTCTCGCGATGACTGTTCCTGCCGGCCCCATCGACGCCCCGCTACTCTCGACCGAATTCTTGCGCCGACTGGAAGCTCTGGAACTCGTGTCCAAGAAGATGCTCGCCGGGCGGATGAAGGGGGACCGATTGAGCCGGCGGAAGGGCCGCGGGTCCGAGTTCGCCGACTTCCGCCCGTATACCGTGGGCGACGACCTGCGATTCCTCGACTGGAGCCTGTACGGGCGGCTGGAGAAGCTGTTTCTCCGCTTGTTTCTGGAAGAGGAAGACCTCACCGTCTACCTCCTCGTGGACAACAGTAAGTCGATGGACTACGGAACCCCGACCAAGCTCCGGTACGCCCGCCAGGTGGCCGCCGCCCTCGGGTTCGTGGGCCTCGCGAACATGGACCGAGTGGTGGTTGCGTCGGTGGGGTCCGCCGCGCCCGTTTTCTCGCCGATCTTCCGCGGTCGGCCGAGTATGTGGCGGATGGTGAAGTTCCTGGAAAACATTCCCGCCGGGGAAGTGGGCGACTTCGGCCGCTCATTGCGGACGGTCAGCCGGCGGGCGACGGGGCAGGGGGTTGCGGTCGTTCTCAGCGACTTCATGGACAAGGGCGGGTACGAGGACGGGCTGCGTTACCTGTCCGCACGCAACCTCGATGTTTACGCGATCCACGTTCTCGCGCAAGAAGAAATCGACCCGCCTTACACCGGCGACTTGAAGTTGACTGATGTGGAAGACGGGGATGAGGCGGAAGTGACGATCAGCGCACCACTATTGGAACGATACCGGAACACCCTCGCCGCGTTCCGGGCTTCGGTAAATGGGTTCTGCACCCGTCGCGGGATGGCATACCTATTTACCAGCAACCAGGTCCCGTTCGAGAAATTGGTGCTGGGCTACCTGCGGTCGCGCGGGCTGTTGAGATAGCCCGCACGTCCGCGTGTAAAAATATTGGCCGAATCTTGGCTTCGCTTACGCCCGCGTTCCGAAGTACGCGGCCACGACGAAC
This is a stretch of genomic DNA from Fimbriiglobus ruber. It encodes these proteins:
- a CDS encoding DUF58 domain-containing protein, whose protein sequence is MTVPAGPIDAPLLSTEFLRRLEALELVSKKMLAGRMKGDRLSRRKGRGSEFADFRPYTVGDDLRFLDWSLYGRLEKLFLRLFLEEEDLTVYLLVDNSKSMDYGTPTKLRYARQVAAALGFVGLANMDRVVVASVGSAAPVFSPIFRGRPSMWRMVKFLENIPAGEVGDFGRSLRTVSRRATGQGVAVVLSDFMDKGGYEDGLRYLSARNLDVYAIHVLAQEEIDPPYTGDLKLTDVEDGDEAEVTISAPLLERYRNTLAAFRASVNGFCTRRGMAYLFTSNQVPFEKLVLGYLRSRGLLR
- a CDS encoding DMT family transporter: MSNAGIRPYAWMMCGCLWFSVMAILSHSLAGECDWQLVAAARSGLATLFALTMALATGAKLVFRRPGILWVRSLAGSCSMVATFYALTRPGFPVSDVLTLTNTFPIWVAILSWPVTGERPSFGVWVAVGCAVAGVALTQRPHLNGFPPAAWAALGGSLFTAVAMLGLDRLRGVSSLGIVVHFSAVSMAFCGGAFLLSGNMADLSWASNPTVPWKLLGVGATATVGQVFLTLAFRSGSATRVAVVGLSQVVMVLLLEVALPETAGGKRLDWVTLAGTVLILGPTAWVMTRAARAPVAGTADKDVAIEQVVG